One window from the genome of Moraxella nasibovis encodes:
- a CDS encoding type II toxin-antitoxin system VapC family toxin produces the protein MYLLDTHALLWFLQNDKQLGKTALEIIEHNDVCVSMASLWEIAIKNSLGKLELPLPFDEIFPKQLLINDIAILPIELMHLKMINKLDFYHRDPFDRLIIAQALNNDLTLISKDGKFADYDVNLLW, from the coding sequence ATGTATTTGTTGGATACGCACGCTTTATTATGGTTTTTGCAAAATGACAAACAACTTGGCAAAACTGCTCTTGAAATTATTGAGCATAATGATGTTTGTGTCAGTATGGCAAGTTTGTGGGAAATTGCTATCAAAAATAGTTTGGGTAAACTAGAATTGCCCTTGCCTTTTGATGAGATTTTTCCCAAGCAATTATTAATAAATGATATTGCGATTTTGCCCATTGAATTGATGCATTTAAAAATGATCAATAAACTGGATTTTTATCATAGAGATCCGTTTGACCGCTTAATCATTGCCCAGGCGTTGAATAATGATTTAACTTTAATTAGTAAAGATGGTAAATTTGCCGATTATGACGTAAATTTATTGTGGTAA
- the murG gene encoding undecaprenyldiphospho-muramoylpentapeptide beta-N-acetylglucosaminyltransferase, with the protein MNVLMMAAGTGGHVFPALAVADELTKRGARVHWLGTPNGMENELVAKHGYAMHHIEMQGLRGKGLARMVKLPFMLLKAVMSAKKIIADERIDVVVGFGGYVTAPGGLAAKLAKKPLIIHEQNAIVGMSNKNLARHADKILQAFDGAFGDGYGSRLMTVGNPVRASIAQIPSPLTRYDDDDTSPLKVLVVGGSLGAAAINKAVVDMFGYLNRPISLRHQCGKDNYEDMLVAYSRANIDTTRHVFEVMPFIDDMAAAYAWADVIVCRAGALTVTEIASAGVASIFIPLPHAVDDHQTANAKSLTEKGAGILLPQSELSGATLATKLDELTRSECKQMAVKAKTYAKENVAQNVADVVLASVKN; encoded by the coding sequence ATGAATGTCTTGATGATGGCAGCTGGTACGGGCGGTCATGTGTTCCCTGCGTTGGCGGTGGCAGATGAATTGACCAAGCGTGGGGCGAGAGTGCATTGGCTGGGCACGCCTAATGGCATGGAAAATGAGCTGGTCGCCAAGCATGGGTATGCCATGCACCACATTGAGATGCAGGGATTGCGTGGTAAGGGCTTGGCTCGCATGGTGAAATTGCCGTTCATGTTGCTAAAAGCGGTGATGAGCGCCAAAAAAATCATCGCCGATGAGCGCATTGATGTGGTGGTGGGCTTTGGTGGCTATGTGACCGCACCAGGAGGACTTGCGGCAAAACTTGCCAAAAAGCCACTCATTATTCACGAACAAAACGCCATTGTTGGCATGAGTAATAAGAATCTGGCTCGTCATGCTGATAAGATTTTGCAAGCCTTTGATGGGGCGTTTGGCGATGGCTATGGCTCTCGCCTGATGACGGTGGGCAACCCTGTTCGTGCAAGCATCGCTCAGATTCCATCGCCACTGACACGCTACGATGATGATGACACATCGCCATTAAAGGTGCTGGTCGTGGGTGGCAGTCTGGGTGCCGCTGCAATCAATAAAGCTGTCGTAGATATGTTTGGCTATCTAAATCGCCCGATCAGCCTGCGCCATCAATGCGGCAAGGACAATTATGAGGACATGCTCGTGGCGTACTCTCGTGCCAATATTGATACCACTCGTCATGTCTTTGAAGTCATGCCTTTCATCGACGACATGGCGGCGGCGTATGCGTGGGCGGATGTGATCGTCTGCCGAGCGGGTGCTTTGACGGTGACAGAGATTGCCAGTGCGGGCGTGGCTTCGATTTTTATTCCACTGCCACATGCTGTTGATGACCATCAGACCGCCAATGCCAAGAGCTTGACGGAAAAGGGCGCTGGCATTTTGCTGCCGCAAAGCGAGCTTTCGGGTGCGACTTTAGCGACCAAACTTGATGAACTGACTCGCAGTGAGTGCAAACAAATGGCAGTCAAAGCCAAAACCTACGCCAAAGAAAATGTCGCCCAAAATGTGGCGGATGTTGTGCTTGCAAGTGTGAAAAATTAA
- the gshB gene encoding glutathione synthase → MKSLNFLIVMDDIAGINYKKDTSLAMAWAIKDRNHSLSYCQINDLWLNNGELMIDCQNLAVFKNPDKFYELGEKNTVKATDFDVILMRKDPPFDMKFLYALYLLDYAKRAGVMVVNDPMSVKECNEKLFATQFAHLMTPTVVSQKQSHIREFIKTHDDVIVKPLDGMGGMGIFRLTADSPNIGATLEVLTQNETLPIMAQKFIPQIKDGDKRILIVGGKPVDYCLARIPATGETRGNLAAGGTGVAMPLSERERQLANEVAPILLKKGLYFVGLDVIGGYITEINVTSPTCVREIDEQYGTQIAVDFIEFIESLLDQ, encoded by the coding sequence ATGAAATCTCTTAACTTTCTAATCGTCATGGACGACATCGCTGGCATCAATTATAAAAAAGACACCAGCCTTGCGATGGCGTGGGCGATTAAAGATAGAAATCATTCATTAAGCTATTGTCAAATTAATGATTTGTGGCTTAATAATGGCGAGCTGATGATTGATTGTCAAAATTTAGCAGTGTTTAAAAACCCTGACAAATTTTATGAATTGGGCGAAAAAAATACCGTCAAAGCGACTGATTTTGATGTCATTTTAATGCGAAAAGACCCACCTTTTGACATGAAGTTTTTATATGCTCTATATCTTTTAGATTATGCCAAACGAGCAGGCGTCATGGTGGTGAATGACCCAATGAGCGTCAAAGAGTGCAATGAAAAATTATTCGCCACGCAATTTGCCCATTTAATGACCCCAACCGTTGTCAGTCAAAAACAATCACATATCCGTGAATTTATCAAAACGCATGACGATGTGATTGTCAAGCCGCTTGACGGCATGGGCGGAATGGGGATTTTTCGTTTAACGGCGGACAGTCCAAACATTGGGGCAACGCTTGAGGTTTTGACCCAAAATGAGACCTTGCCAATCATGGCTCAAAAATTTATCCCCCAAATTAAAGACGGCGATAAACGCATTTTGATTGTCGGTGGCAAGCCTGTGGATTACTGTTTGGCTCGCATTCCAGCAACGGGCGAAACTCGTGGCAATTTGGCGGCTGGCGGCACAGGTGTGGCAATGCCTTTGAGCGAACGAGAAAGACAGCTTGCCAATGAAGTCGCTCCGATTTTATTAAAAAAGGGTTTATATTTTGTGGGGCTTGATGTGATTGGTGGCTACATTACCGAAATCAATGTAACAAGCCCAACTTGCGTGCGTGAAATTGATGAGCAATACGGCACGCAAATTGCGGTGGATTTTATTGAGTTTATTGAAAGCTTGCTTGACCAATAA
- a CDS encoding BrnT family toxin yields the protein MLMPILKLFGMTFEWHDDKFALVHTQRGITLEEAASVFFDDYYIEKEDFGEYDEQRMLTIGMSEKGRLLVVVWTQRDDMIRVITAFFPTKHQEKEYVNARY from the coding sequence ATGCTTATGCCAATTCTTAAATTATTCGGAATGACTTTTGAATGGCATGATGATAAATTTGCATTGGTTCATACTCAGCGTGGCATTACATTAGAAGAAGCGGCAAGCGTATTCTTTGATGATTATTATATTGAAAAAGAAGACTTTGGCGAATATGATGAACAAAGAATGCTAACAATCGGTATGAGTGAAAAGGGTAGATTGTTGGTCGTGGTTTGGACGCAAAGAGATGATATGATTCGTGTGATTACAGCATTTTTCCCAACAAAACACCAAGAAAAGGAGTATGTAAATGCAAGATATTGA
- a CDS encoding DUF3427 domain-containing protein, whose protein sequence is MANNFVPKNKYKRNDVLDLLGIEKDSNGKRGGVYATGYFKFENAYYVFVNIGIEGRTGHDYDNKFLSETELYWFAKSNAKINQAQIQELLNHKTQIHLFYREDNRVEFIYFGRVKAASYQDTKPVQITWKLVD, encoded by the coding sequence ATGGCTAACAATTTTGTACCAAAAAATAAATACAAACGAAATGATGTTTTGGATCTGCTAGGCATTGAAAAAGACAGCAATGGTAAACGGGGCGGCGTGTATGCTACGGGCTATTTTAAGTTTGAGAATGCTTACTATGTTTTTGTTAATATTGGTATAGAAGGCAGAACGGGTCATGATTATGACAATAAATTTTTGTCCGAAACCGAATTATACTGGTTTGCCAAAAGTAACGCCAAAATAAACCAAGCTCAAATACAAGAATTATTAAATCACAAAACTCAAATACACTTATTTTATCGGGAAGATAATAGGGTGGAATTTATTTATTTTGGTAGGGTAAAGGCGGCTTCTTATCAAGATACCAAGCCAGTCCAAATTACTTGGAAACTTGTTGATTGA
- the pyrE gene encoding orotate phosphoribosyltransferase, producing MKFDKNEFIQLLLDYQVLKFGEFTLKSGRISPYFFNAGLLSSGRALDMLSHGYAEVLAGVLANTPNPTIFGAAYKGIPFVATTAQTLWQAHGIDASWGYNRKEAKTHGEGGNLVGADLAGKSVWVIDDVMTAGTAVREVVGILQNAGASLAGIVIALDRKEKGQDERSAVQQIQDDFGVPVHGLVSIDDIIEFLKAKGETEHLAKMQAYREQYGV from the coding sequence ATGAAATTTGATAAAAACGAATTTATTCAGTTGTTGCTTGACTATCAGGTATTGAAGTTTGGCGAATTTACCCTAAAATCAGGTCGTATCAGTCCTTATTTTTTTAACGCAGGATTGTTGTCTAGTGGTCGGGCGTTGGATATGCTGTCGCACGGCTATGCGGAAGTTTTGGCAGGGGTGCTCGCAAATACGCCAAATCCGACCATTTTTGGGGCGGCGTACAAAGGCATTCCTTTTGTGGCGACGACGGCACAGACTTTGTGGCAGGCTCATGGCATTGATGCCTCTTGGGGTTATAACCGCAAAGAAGCCAAAACGCACGGCGAAGGCGGTAATTTGGTCGGTGCGGACTTGGCAGGCAAATCGGTTTGGGTCATTGATGATGTGATGACCGCAGGCACAGCGGTGCGTGAGGTGGTTGGGATTTTGCAAAATGCAGGGGCGAGTCTTGCAGGCATCGTCATCGCTCTTGATCGCAAAGAAAAAGGACAGGACGAGCGTTCGGCAGTGCAGCAGATTCAAGATGATTTTGGTGTGCCTGTGCATGGCTTGGTCAGCATTGATGATATTATTGAGTTTTTGAAAGCAAAAGGCGAGACGGAGCATTTGGCAAAAATGCAGGCGTATCGTGAGCAATATGGGGTATAA
- the rpsB gene encoding 30S ribosomal protein S2, producing the protein MSDKNPTQISMRDLLEAGAHFGHQTRFWNPKMNQYIFGARNRIHIINLEHTVKQFNEALTFANQQAANRNKILFVGTKRAASGVIREQAQRAGMPYIDHRWLGGTLTNWKTIRQSITRLKELEKQAEDGTFAKLTKREALERTRDMEKLERALGGIKEMGGLPDALFVIDVDHEAIAIKEAKNLGIPVIGIVDTNSNPDNVDYIIAANDDAIRAVSLYATAMADAIIAGKEYAKTQGGKSELEESKAANRENATAEVEDKIDQAGQVVNNY; encoded by the coding sequence ATGTCAGACAAAAACCCAACTCAAATCTCAATGCGTGATCTGCTAGAAGCAGGTGCTCACTTTGGTCACCAAACTCGTTTTTGGAACCCAAAAATGAACCAATATATCTTTGGTGCCCGCAACCGCATTCACATCATCAACCTAGAGCACACTGTTAAGCAATTCAACGAAGCATTGACTTTTGCTAACCAGCAAGCTGCAAACCGCAACAAAATCTTATTTGTTGGTACTAAGCGTGCTGCAAGTGGTGTGATTCGTGAGCAAGCGCAGCGTGCTGGCATGCCATACATCGACCACCGTTGGTTGGGCGGTACTTTGACCAACTGGAAAACCATTCGTCAGTCTATCACTCGTCTAAAAGAGCTAGAAAAGCAAGCTGAAGACGGTACTTTTGCTAAGCTAACCAAGCGTGAAGCCCTAGAGCGTACCCGTGACATGGAAAAGCTAGAGCGTGCATTGGGTGGTATCAAGGAGATGGGCGGTCTGCCAGATGCGCTTTTTGTTATTGATGTGGATCACGAAGCGATCGCCATCAAAGAAGCGAAAAACCTAGGCATTCCTGTCATTGGTATCGTTGATACAAACTCTAACCCTGACAATGTTGACTATATCATCGCAGCAAACGACGATGCGATCCGCGCGGTAAGCCTATACGCAACTGCAATGGCAGACGCCATCATCGCTGGTAAAGAGTATGCCAAGACTCAAGGTGGCAAATCTGAGCTAGAAGAAAGCAAAGCTGCCAACCGTGAAAACGCTACGGCAGAAGTAGAAGATAAAATCGACCAAGCAGGTCAAGTGGTTAATAACTACTAA
- the vapB gene encoding type II toxin-antitoxin system VapB family antitoxin — MQTKPIQDTHQAIHYLQSLPVNLQQELVDWINVFQQKHSDDAKPAKKRTAGTLKGKVVFADDFDEPLDDFKGYM; from the coding sequence ATGCAAACCAAACCCATTCAAGATACTCATCAAGCCATTCATTATTTGCAATCTTTACCAGTCAATTTGCAACAAGAATTGGTGGATTGGATCAATGTGTTTCAACAAAAACACAGTGATGATGCAAAGCCAGCCAAAAAACGCACCGCAGGCACATTAAAAGGTAAAGTGGTTTTTGCGGATGATTTTGATGAACCGCTCGATGATTTTAAGGGTTATATGTGA
- the murC gene encoding UDP-N-acetylmuramate--L-alanine ligase, protein MNHKLPKQLIEIPEMRRINTIHFVGIGGAGMCGIAEVLANQGYRVTGSDIKESAVTKRLESLGITVFIGHDSGNVKDADVLVVSSAIDKTNPEIQTALQARLPVVRRADMLGELMRYRHSIAVAGAHGKTTTTSLLTMILTEAGLDPTYVIGGKLNASGKNASLGSSRYLVAEADESDASFLSLRPMAAIVTNIDEDHMDTYEGSFEKLKQAYIQFLQNMPFYGLAVICGDDKELYGMIDDIARPVLTFGFAPHNDVQAVDLLAEGTKTHFTVLRKDREPLRLTLNIPGEHNVLNALAAITLATDEGVDDDAIVRAVGKFAGVGRRFEQQADVALDGGNVLLIDDYGHHPTEVAATIKAARQSYPERRLVMMFQPHRYSRTRDCYDDFVSVLSEVDELLLIEVYSAGESPIEGADSKALARSIRHRGRVEPIYIKLDEVPQVVRKVLRPNDLLITQGAGNVGQICLDLRDHDLYLEG, encoded by the coding sequence ATGAACCATAAGCTCCCCAAACAACTCATAGAAATCCCTGAAATGAGACGAATTAACACCATTCATTTTGTCGGCATTGGCGGTGCTGGTATGTGTGGTATTGCCGAAGTGCTTGCCAATCAAGGCTACCGTGTGACTGGCTCAGACATCAAAGAAAGTGCCGTTACCAAGCGTTTGGAGAGCTTGGGTATTACTGTATTCATCGGTCATGATTCAGGTAATGTCAAGGACGCTGATGTGCTGGTGGTCTCTAGTGCGATTGATAAGACCAATCCTGAGATTCAAACCGCCCTGCAAGCTCGTCTGCCTGTGGTGCGTCGTGCTGATATGCTCGGCGAGCTGATGCGTTATCGCCATAGTATTGCGGTGGCAGGGGCTCATGGCAAGACCACGACCACAAGCCTTTTGACCATGATACTGACCGAAGCTGGACTTGATCCGACTTATGTGATTGGTGGGAAATTGAATGCCAGTGGCAAAAATGCGTCTTTGGGTAGCTCTCGTTATCTGGTGGCAGAAGCGGACGAGTCTGATGCGTCGTTTTTGTCATTGCGTCCGATGGCGGCAATCGTCACCAACATTGACGAAGACCACATGGATACTTATGAAGGCAGTTTTGAAAAACTCAAACAAGCCTACATTCAATTTTTGCAAAATATGCCGTTTTATGGATTGGCGGTCATCTGTGGCGATGATAAAGAGCTGTATGGCATGATTGATGACATTGCTCGTCCTGTGCTGACCTTTGGTTTTGCACCGCATAATGATGTGCAGGCGGTGGATTTGTTGGCAGAAGGTACAAAGACGCATTTCACGGTGCTAAGAAAAGACCGTGAGCCACTTCGTTTGACACTCAATATTCCAGGCGAGCATAATGTGCTAAATGCACTGGCTGCCATCACTTTGGCGACCGATGAAGGCGTAGATGATGATGCCATCGTGCGTGCGGTGGGTAAGTTTGCAGGCGTGGGCAGACGCTTTGAACAGCAGGCAGATGTGGCGCTTGATGGCGGTAATGTGCTGCTGATTGACGATTATGGTCATCATCCGACCGAAGTGGCAGCGACCATCAAAGCCGCTCGCCAAAGCTATCCTGAGCGTCGTCTGGTGATGATGTTTCAGCCGCATCGCTATAGCCGTACTCGTGATTGCTATGATGACTTTGTGTCGGTGTTGTCTGAGGTGGACGAGCTGCTATTGATTGAAGTGTACAGTGCTGGCGAAAGCCCGATTGAAGGGGCGGACAGTAAAGCTCTGGCTCGTAGCATTCGTCATCGTGGGCGTGTGGAGCCGATTTATATTAAGCTTGACGAAGTGCCGCAAGTCGTCCGTAAAGTCCTGCGACCAAACGACCTGCTCATCACGCAAGGGGCGGGCAATGTGGGGCAAATTTGCCTAGATTTAAGAGATCATGATTTGTATTTAGAGGGATGA
- a CDS encoding PhoX family protein, giving the protein MQSHGHHEEVIEDSNPTDNSEFNALLVKRRSFLKGGAGLTAAAFFGSFPLSSFARTEEVGVNLARPTSLKFSAVPHYTGDDMLVAEGYRAELILPMGTPIVDGVEDWRDDRMVLGESFKYRMGDNHDGMWFFGLNNHGYDPKHSERGLLAMNHEYTNPNLNPIENYTKDDPLAEKIYQKRRLASDVRREIHAHGVSVVEVKRTPTGYEMVKNSPFNKRYTSGTPTKLSGVAKGSEFVKTKIDPQGLTSIGINNQCGAGLSPWGTYLTTEENFLNVFARGADKTVIGDKNDKRASRYGLKENTIGDDAYAWHTPTDGEAHEFEVWDATAKAESVLATDDHRNNFNTFGYITEIDPFAPKSQAVKRTSLGRFAHENCAFVPPKQGEQLVFYMGDDARGEYIYKFVSDAKWSNIDIGGGLKAGDKYLDKGALYVAVFHEDGTGEWRELSKENPALADFTSDAEIAVFARLAADKVGATKMDRPEWVSVSPITREVYVTLTNNSRRKEEEVNAANPRSYDGKGNQHGHIIRFAETDGQTGGRFRWDIYLFASPFDKAEQNLSKLTADNDLSSPDGLFFDPRGVLWIQTDDGAYTSRTNCMLLAALPNKIGDGRSLTTSVGKETHMGAVATPDTLRRFFVGPQGCEVTGITMTPDCKALFINIQHPEGRFGAVAGGQTPRSGTVVITKKDGGVILGESLM; this is encoded by the coding sequence ATGCAATCACACGGTCATCATGAAGAAGTTATTGAAGATTCAAACCCAACCGATAATTCAGAGTTTAATGCGCTGCTTGTTAAGAGACGCTCTTTTTTGAAGGGTGGCGCAGGCTTGACGGCGGCGGCTTTTTTTGGTAGTTTTCCGCTGTCATCGTTTGCTCGTACTGAAGAGGTTGGGGTAAATTTAGCGCGTCCAACTTCGCTCAAATTCTCCGCCGTACCACACTACACGGGCGATGACATGCTGGTGGCAGAGGGTTATCGAGCTGAGCTGATTTTACCGATGGGTACGCCGATTGTCGATGGCGTCGAGGATTGGAGGGATGATCGCATGGTGCTTGGCGAATCTTTTAAATACCGCATGGGCGACAATCATGATGGCATGTGGTTTTTTGGTCTAAATAATCACGGTTATGACCCTAAGCACTCTGAGCGCGGTCTGCTTGCCATGAATCATGAATACACCAACCCCAACCTAAATCCCATTGAAAATTACACCAAAGACGACCCATTAGCAGAAAAAATCTACCAAAAAAGACGACTGGCATCTGATGTTCGCCGTGAGATTCATGCGCATGGAGTGTCGGTGGTGGAGGTTAAGCGCACGCCAACAGGCTATGAGATGGTCAAAAATTCACCATTTAACAAGCGTTATACCAGCGGTACGCCAACCAAACTGTCAGGCGTGGCAAAAGGCAGTGAGTTCGTTAAAACCAAAATCGACCCTCAGGGTCTAACAAGTATCGGCATCAATAATCAGTGCGGCGCAGGTCTGTCGCCTTGGGGTACTTATCTGACCACCGAAGAGAACTTTTTGAATGTCTTTGCGCGCGGTGCGGACAAGACGGTCATTGGCGATAAAAACGACAAACGAGCCTCTCGCTATGGACTTAAAGAAAATACCATCGGTGATGACGCCTATGCTTGGCACACACCAACGGATGGCGAGGCTCATGAGTTTGAGGTGTGGGATGCCACTGCCAAAGCTGAATCTGTGCTTGCTACCGATGATCATCGCAACAATTTTAATACCTTTGGCTACATTACCGAGATTGATCCTTTTGCACCTAAGTCACAGGCGGTCAAGCGAACGAGTTTGGGTCGCTTCGCTCATGAAAACTGCGCCTTTGTGCCGCCTAAGCAAGGCGAGCAGTTGGTATTTTATATGGGTGATGATGCGCGCGGCGAATACATTTATAAATTCGTCTCTGACGCCAAGTGGTCCAATATCGACATCGGCGGTGGCCTAAAAGCAGGCGATAAATATCTGGACAAAGGCGCGCTTTATGTGGCAGTATTCCATGAGGATGGCACAGGGGAGTGGCGAGAGCTTTCCAAGGAAAATCCTGCATTGGCAGATTTTACAAGCGATGCTGAGATTGCGGTGTTTGCCCGACTGGCTGCCGATAAAGTGGGTGCAACTAAGATGGATCGACCTGAATGGGTGTCAGTCAGTCCCATCACCCGTGAGGTGTATGTTACTTTGACCAATAATTCTAGACGCAAAGAAGAAGAGGTGAATGCGGCAAATCCTAGAAGTTATGATGGTAAGGGTAATCAGCATGGACACATCATCCGCTTTGCTGAGACGGATGGGCAGACGGGCGGTCGCTTCCGCTGGGACATTTATTTGTTCGCCTCGCCATTTGACAAAGCTGAGCAAAACTTATCTAAACTCACCGCAGACAACGACCTATCCTCACCAGACGGCTTATTCTTTGATCCTCGTGGCGTATTGTGGATTCAGACAGACGATGGCGCATACACCAGCCGAACCAACTGTATGCTTCTTGCCGCCTTGCCTAACAAAATCGGCGATGGGCGCAGCTTAACCACCAGCGTGGGCAAGGAGACGCACATGGGGGCGGTCGCCACGCCTGATACGCTAAGACGCTTTTTTGTTGGTCCGCAAGGTTGCGAAGTTACAGGCATTACCATGACACCTGACTGCAAAGCGCTTTTCATCAACATCCAGCACCCTGAGGGTAGGTTTGGTGCGGTAGCGGGCGGGCAAACACCCCGTTCTGGCACGGTGGTCATCACGAAAAAAGACGGCGGCGTGATTTTGGGCGAATCGTTGATGTGA
- a CDS encoding glycosyltransferase, translating into MNIDVVIPCYNSQNTLTRAVDSVLCQDNLGKIYLIDDGSVDETWQVMSALQHQYPDTIHAERLPANKGVATARNWGAMLAKSDFVAFLDADDAYQPQVLSACAMVFEHFEVGVIRLPMMPIGLPDKYAHHADFAKAWRTFEMTAGSNMVFYRPYFLALGGFDDDEIFKKFGGEDGSLGLATIDTATVATLFDNDGFDVGVNYYCHDNMHARHLFDAMLFGESSRDIADDDLLKANQSTQNAINRVQKLQRILNAGRGKKPMVLS; encoded by the coding sequence ATGAATATTGATGTCGTCATTCCTTGTTATAACAGCCAAAACACGCTGACTCGTGCGGTGGATAGTGTGCTGTGTCAGGATAATCTTGGCAAAATTTATCTGATTGATGATGGCTCTGTCGATGAGACTTGGCAAGTGATGAGTGCTTTGCAACATCAGTATCCTGATACCATCCATGCCGAAAGACTGCCTGCCAATAAAGGCGTGGCGACGGCTCGTAATTGGGGTGCGATGCTTGCCAAGTCAGACTTTGTGGCGTTTTTGGATGCAGACGATGCGTATCAGCCCCAAGTGCTGTCTGCGTGTGCGATGGTATTTGAGCATTTTGAAGTGGGTGTGATTCGCTTGCCGATGATGCCGATTGGTCTGCCTGATAAATACGCTCATCATGCCGATTTTGCTAAGGCGTGGCGTACCTTTGAGATGACGGCTGGCAGTAATATGGTGTTTTATCGTCCGTACTTTTTGGCGTTGGGTGGTTTTGATGACGATGAGATTTTTAAAAAATTTGGTGGCGAAGACGGCTCGCTTGGGCTTGCGACCATTGATACGGCGACCGTTGCCACGCTGTTTGATAATGATGGTTTTGATGTTGGCGTGAATTATTATTGTCATGACAATATGCACGCACGCCATTTGTTTGATGCCATGCTCTTTGGCGAAAGTAGCCGTGATATTGCTGACGATGACTTGTTAAAGGCAAATCAATCCACCCAAAACGCCATCAACCGTGTGCAAAAATTGCAACGAATTTTAAATGCTGGGCGTGGAAAAAAGCCGATGGTTTTATCCTAA
- the tsf gene encoding translation elongation factor Ts, protein MSQVSAKTVKELRDRTGLGMMECKKALEEAGGDIELAIDNLRKSGQAKAAKKAGNIAADGAIIIAQTAGKALLLEVNCQTDFVAKDENFTAFANKAAELALANNTTDVEAISALPYGDGQTVEEARIALVQKIGENIQIRRAEVIEGANLAAYRHGIRIGVVVSMEGGSDELGKAVAMQVAAFNPLAVNEDSVPADILAREKDIIEAKAKESGKPEAVIEKMITGGVQKYLNEVTLVNQPYVIDNEKKVGDVLKAENATVLSFKRLEVGEGIEKKQEDFAAEVAAAQAAAKA, encoded by the coding sequence ATGTCTCAAGTATCTGCAAAAACCGTTAAAGAGCTTCGTGACCGTACTGGTCTTGGCATGATGGAGTGCAAAAAAGCACTAGAAGAAGCTGGTGGCGACATCGAGCTTGCCATTGACAACCTGCGTAAATCAGGTCAAGCAAAAGCTGCTAAAAAAGCAGGCAACATCGCTGCTGACGGTGCGATCATCATCGCTCAAACTGCTGGCAAAGCATTGCTACTAGAAGTAAACTGCCAAACTGACTTCGTTGCTAAAGACGAAAACTTCACCGCATTTGCAAACAAAGCGGCTGAGCTTGCTTTGGCAAACAACACCACTGATGTAGAAGCCATCTCTGCATTGCCTTATGGCGACGGTCAAACCGTAGAAGAAGCTCGTATCGCTTTGGTTCAAAAAATCGGTGAAAACATTCAAATCCGCCGCGCCGAAGTCATCGAAGGTGCTAACTTGGCTGCATACCGTCACGGCATCCGTATCGGTGTTGTGGTATCAATGGAAGGTGGTTCTGATGAGCTTGGCAAAGCGGTTGCCATGCAAGTTGCAGCGTTCAACCCATTGGCAGTAAATGAAGATTCAGTACCTGCTGACATCCTAGCTCGTGAAAAAGACATCATTGAAGCTAAAGCCAAAGAATCTGGCAAGCCAGAAGCAGTGATTGAAAAAATGATCACTGGTGGTGTTCAAAAATACCTAAACGAAGTAACTTTGGTGAATCAGCCTTATGTGATTGACAACGAGAAGAAAGTTGGTGATGTACTAAAAGCTGAAAACGCAACTGTACTAAGTTTCAAACGCCTAGAAGTTGGCGAAGGCATTGAGAAAAAGCAAGAAGACTTCGCTGCTGAAGTTGCCGCTGCTCAAGCTGCTGCTAAGGCATAA